From Camelina sativa cultivar DH55 chromosome 7, Cs, whole genome shotgun sequence, one genomic window encodes:
- the LOC104699599 gene encoding small nuclear ribonucleoprotein Sm D2 isoform X2 produces the protein MSKPMDEDTNGKTEEEEFNTGPLSVLMMSVKNNTQVLINCRNNRKLLGRVRAFDRHCNMVLENVREMWTEVPKTGKGKKKALPVNRDRFISKMFLRGDSVIIVLRNPK, from the exons ATGAG TAAGCCCATGGACGAGGATACCAAC GGAAAGACTGAGGAGGAGGAGTTCAACACTGGACCACTCTCTGTTCTTATGATGAGTGTTAAGAACAACACTCAGGTCTTGATCAATTGCCGTAACAACAGGAAACTCCTTGGGCGAGTTAGAGCGTTTGACAGGCACTGCAACATGGTTCTTGAAAATGTCAGAGAAATGTGGACTGAG gtccCGAAAACcggaaaaggaaagaagaaagctCTTCCTGTCAACAGAGATCGATTCATCAGCAAGATGTTCCTGCGTGGAGACTCTGTCATTATCGTCCTCAGGAACCCCAAGTGA
- the LOC104699599 gene encoding small nuclear ribonucleoprotein Sm D2 isoform X1 encodes MSKPMDEDTNQGKTEEEEFNTGPLSVLMMSVKNNTQVLINCRNNRKLLGRVRAFDRHCNMVLENVREMWTEVPKTGKGKKKALPVNRDRFISKMFLRGDSVIIVLRNPK; translated from the exons ATGAG TAAGCCCATGGACGAGGATACCAAC CAGGGAAAGACTGAGGAGGAGGAGTTCAACACTGGACCACTCTCTGTTCTTATGATGAGTGTTAAGAACAACACTCAGGTCTTGATCAATTGCCGTAACAACAGGAAACTCCTTGGGCGAGTTAGAGCGTTTGACAGGCACTGCAACATGGTTCTTGAAAATGTCAGAGAAATGTGGACTGAG gtccCGAAAACcggaaaaggaaagaagaaagctCTTCCTGTCAACAGAGATCGATTCATCAGCAAGATGTTCCTGCGTGGAGACTCTGTCATTATCGTCCTCAGGAACCCCAAGTGA